One region of Acropora muricata isolate sample 2 chromosome 13, ASM3666990v1, whole genome shotgun sequence genomic DNA includes:
- the LOC136896090 gene encoding uncharacterized protein — protein MFKCLTAKMSEQNEVPVKEADALPLVVTYSTAGETMFIKFELEEHHCSEQYSLFVDFIKEIVDAVLTDQLTQKLLKFLELSSKVRGKLQALNERRQRWNDHDDEIYAKARKICAAREDLISVYPESQGKIRSVDVRINDENDPSGELRKYIEATKVVDNSDRDSETTRDSQDSQDLCDNDSYPPDEDENIEEEDQANSCYHTSQMEMADILKKRIKTFMRHYHDIDELSRTFDDVDFVVYTARYRMLSDQTEKRICHPHAGVLSKEELEARNEGNVKKKMFMYVRSAETDGHFEQLKRDIQDKPRTLFIIIADECHWGITKDKDQTLSAHNLFINEWGKENSPRNVVVLQISATPFNLLTQNSRLPEVKCILLSKEISTTDKNYKAGDLVVLESESDLNDDVRETSKEVELHVVHWSEVELKSLEDGVWMKLKSTLSVEGSPYRYLRVSSEGKLDVTSNEGEATDFIVQGNHGIVTIKPLLSTGQLLTMTTDDKGRPEARDDPLEPAYFEVKLDFGVGVAAFTLLGKEGLYLAVNEHGLVHLQAAKVEKKCGVSMMRPKQDVAEVSFQFYIDRCWPVKGGEGRQQYMSLNYYLSTLNCENNEHKRIREDEVFQNVVKKAKRKEKISKTSIADAMLCAEYCYYVFHVSAFDCDDKIRQVLSNDIENSPSFKFSKALDRFIGRLIKSQEEECKGAKKGIKPETFEFVRNEIRDRVKDAFRDNLKQRQRSEYVIQEGDEELLAASFVAYVMHHSERELQNLVEETHSTSIIEKIKKMLRGNACQKMVEIWRRLVRKCETNSLVLSLIQSGQQGFGKMKVVRAKNMETANQFYNSLKFAQEMCDLKECFEIIKDYGGFQIKHQLVTSNPFFKKLQTENCQAKIDCICKDLELKPRQKKCVNCGHVHKSITQYEDLENLACLLILVDKGRMGDTFPQSFDCLDLRLSYDSKPLYLSTIIQELGRICRYAKIPVDDSRAPNLPYVLIGPELYRALKESIKRSPSIMSLISRNRKANKVDRYMTEQTRADVKTSFPLRWPDYEASKDSYDHENQRTHRNQILLQAEPQIGKTGTYLCLIKLLRLDILGKEKVLSASKRDEGTFYLLKENEPSEKFLVTDTEGKQNWQFPYWKTIQSLPSLNAKAVAPGKYSSEGCFYTHDTEENPFTLMKPLRSAHNYQKAKYEDDFRAFQWHHFLDCSECGLLIEAQEPILDTIHMMMDGARISVTCSLPIKFLQDRNLREQLMSRGFNVGERQGHSLLAATNSAPTLPYWIFHPSHRDDPRKCLFNYHHVMQEEESVASFMQVAVVRSAKFEAYRSTWGKILAIFQLPDKLPNCNRGPDDGGVGYSRLFIQKMAYWLDLDYVFVIDDNVAMMREAQFSFGEKRAFNATVLRNEDGTMKMQRCSFLKPLVYLQKIAEGKVNPPDDRETYEPHPLKEQFENCPLYSYTGPAKLFGDKEHDSYGVLGLLRSVPTVRRPFSKTQVYALVLLNVKSTVEKGIFYRPWPCWEDLRFNDDCDKAGLWVVKCNRYCFYKLQYQDWINNLALPRIYQWNEESKLEEQPLESELPKDLEESVILDHLRNLVDTEGSRHCFKGKIEDTVPEDGLTDTEGAVDIIGRGGSRSADCPMGILEQLEIEKYVRERSGVPVLILSYDNSSDLPMEGLLLLKESYCNTTKKIVFVVSAKQLQETRKLKDGLTLADVRRGYFFHCFPREMSKKNGDVTIFSAADPERHSLRWIVIHVSFLKQELREENNSNRTSDRSSAKQRAIERPESGASRNHGEGIEIDPRGSKRSAERDVDDLQQNNRPLTEDKGEHPNVRHVNSNSKKVAVSQKMTPEEEKDQETSQDSKRGKRKKSLYSETATGKKPRLEGYETEGPSTSAIEQMDVTHVTPSLSRNVLAKSTELLVGAAQGSQGQDKKTSLKERESFRSQVTGLTPNDPAYDEGTNTVTATIVKLWRQKVKQKSREDLAKETVETALVFEPKELEELDVKGYNALTKACSLPSVGIRVVSHLLNVKKVDVNSQIPSTFNSDSPAARWLTPGMSALSVAIRRGNVNCVPTFMNREPAIDFRSTDRDQNTALHHCVLSSVVPKTAFDRLFRCYRALEWEKMKNVQDKSPLDIAKERWKESDTRKKDAFEHVLHEMDPGGQWKNKKDEDTAPL, from the exons ATGTTCAAGTGCTTAACAGCAAAGATGTCTGAGCAAA ATGAGGTCCCAGTGAAAGAGGCTGACGCACTTCCTTTGGTGGTCACTTATTCTACTGCTGGAGAAACGATGTTTATAAAATTTGAGTTGGAGGAACATCATTGCAGTGAGCAATATTCCCTCTTTGTAGACTTCATCAAAGAAATCGTGGATGCAGTTCTGACTGATCAGCTTACACAAAAACTCCTTAAGTTTCTAGAACTTTCATCAAAGGTGCGGGGTAAATTACAAGCACTAAACGAGAGACGCCAACGTTGGAACGATCATGACGATGAGATTTATGCAAAGGCACGCAAAATATGTGCAGCGCGTGAGGACCTCATTTCTGTATACCCAGAATCTCAGGGGAAAATCAGAAGTGTTGACGTCAGGATCAATGATGAAAATGACCCATCTGGAGAGCTTCGAAAATATATTGAGGCGACAAAAGTTGTTGATAATTCCGATAGAGACTCTGAGACCACCAGAGATTCGCAGGATAGCCAAGACTTGTGTGACAACGATTCATATCCTCCAGACGAAGACGAAAACATCGAAGAAGAAGACCAGGCGAATTCTTGCTATCACACATCTCAAATGGAAATGGCAGACATCCTGAAGAAACGCATTAAGACATTTATGAGGCATTACCACGACATTGACGAGCTGAGCAGGACTTTCGATGATGTTGACTTTGTAGTGTACACAGCCAGGTACAGAATGCTGAGCGATCAGACTGAGAAGAGGATTTGTCACCCACACGCTGGTGTCTTATCAAAAGAGGAGCTGGAGGCACGTAATGAAGGGAAcgttaagaaaaaaatgtttatgtATGTTCGCAGCGCGGAAACAGATGGACATTTTGAGCAATTGAAGCGAGACATTCAAGATAAGCCTAGAACCCTGTTCATTATCATAGCCGATGAGTGCCATTGGGGGATTACCAAAGACAAGGATCAAACGCTATCTGCTCACAATCTCTTCATCAATGAATGGGGCAAAGAAAACTCTCCTAGAAATGTGGTAGTGCTTCAAATTTCTGCGACGCCGTTTAACCTTTTAACACAAAACTCTCGCCTTCCTGAAGTCAAGTGTATTCTTCTCTCTAAGGAGATCTCTACCACCGATAAGAACTATAAAGCGGGTGATCTCGTAGTCCTGGAAAGCGAGTCAGACTTGAACGATGATGTCAGAGAAACATCCAAGGAAGTGGAACTGCACGTTGTTCACTGGTCAGAGGTTGAGCTGAAGAGCCTTGAGGATGGAGTATGGATGAAGCTCAAGTCGACGTTAAGCGTGGAAGGCTCGCCCTATCGATATCTACGCGTTTCCTCTGAAGGAAAGCTGGATGTCACATCTAATGAGGGAGAGGCCACGGATTTCATTGTTCAAGGGAACCATGGGATCGTGACAATCAAGCCTCTCCTAAGCACAGGCCAATTGCTTACCATGACGACAGATGACAAGGGGAGGCCTGAGGCCAGAGATGACCCATTAGAACCAGCTTACTTTGAAGTGAAGCTGGATTTTGGGGTCGGAGTTGCCGCATTTACCTTGCTAGGCAAAGAAGGTCTCTATTTGGCGGTAAACGAGCATGGCCTGGTTCATTTGCAGGCGGCGAAGGTTGAGAAGAAATGTGGTGTGTCCATGATGAGGCCGAAGCAAGACGTGGCTGAGGTGTCATTCCAGTTCTACATTGATCGGTGTTGGCCCGTAAAGGGTGGTGAAGGTAGACAACAGTACATGAGCCTTAACTACTACCTTAGCACGTTGAACTGTGAAAACAATGAGCATAAAAGAATAAGAGAAGACGAGGTGTTTCAAAATGTGGTGAAGAAGGCTAAACGGAAAGAAAAGATCTCGAAAACGTCGATCGCTGATGCTATGTTGTGCGCAGAGTACTGCTACTATGTTTTTCATGTGAGTGCATTCGATTGTGATGACAAAATAAGACAGGTGCTAAGTAATGATATTGAGAATTCACCGTCTTTTAAGTTCTCAAAAGCACTCGACAGGTTCATCGGAAGACTTATCAAAAGCCAAGAAGAAGAATGCAAGGGAGCGAAGAAGGGTATTAAGCCGGAAACTTTCGAATTCGTTCGCAACGAAATCCGTGACAGAGTGAAAGACGCTTTTAGGGATAACTTAAAACAAAGGCAGAGAAGTGAGTACGTGATCCAAGAAGGCGATGAAGAGTTATTGGCTGCGTCATTTGTCGCGTACGTGATGCACCATTCAGAACGAGAGCTGCAAAACTTAGTCGAAGAGACGCATTCAACCAGCattattgaaaaaattaaaaaaatgttgcgAGGAAATGCTTGCCAGAAAATGGTTGAAATCTGGAGAAGACTTGTTCGAAAATGTGAAACAAATTCTCTGGTACTGAGTTTGATCCAGAGTGGTCAACAGGGATTTGGGAAGATGAAAGTTGTTAGAGCAAAAAACATGGAAACTGCCAATCAGTTCTACAACAGTCTGAAATTTGCACAAGAAATGTGTGACCTGAAAGAATGCTTCGAAATCATCAAGGACTATGGTGGATTTCAGATCAAGCATCAACTTGTGACTTCAAATCCGTTTTTTAAGAAGCTTCAGACAGAAAACTGTCAGGCTAAAATTGATTGTATTTGCAAAGATCTTGAGCTAAAACCTCGCCAGAAGAAGTGTGTCAATTGTGGGCATGTGCACAAGTCAATAACGCAGTACGAAGACCTGGAAAACCTGGCGTGCCTCCTCATCTTGGTTGATAAAGGTCGCATGGGGGACACATTTCCCCAAAGTTTTGATTGCCTTGATCTTCGACTGAGCTACGACAGCAAGCCGCTTTATCTTTCAACTATTATTCAAGAGCTTGGACGGATTTGCCGTTATGCAAAGATACCTGTGGATGATTCTCGTGCTCCAAACCTTCCTTATGTTTTGATTGGCCCTGAACTTTACAGAGCGCTGAAGGAGTCGATTAAGAGGTCCCCGTCTATAATGAGTCTAATTTCCCGCAACCGTAAGGCCAACAAAGTTGATCGCTATATGACGGAACAAACCAGAGCTGATGTTAAGACATCATTCCCATTGCGTTGGCCAGACTATGAAGCCAGCAAAGATAGTTATGATCACGAAAACCAGCGAACGCACCGCAACCAAATCCTTCTTCAAGCTGAACCCCAAATTGGAAAAACGGGAACCTATCTCTGCCTCATAAAACTCTTGAGACTTGACATCCTTGGGAAGGAAAAGGTGTTGTCAGCAAGCAAACGAGATGAAGGTACCTTTTACTTGCTCAAGGAGAATGAGCCGTCAGAGAAATTTCTGGTCACTGACACCGAAGGTAAGCAGAACTGGCAGTTTCCTTACTGGAAGACGATTCAAAGTCTTCCAAGTCTTAATGCGAAAGCGGTGGCTCCAGGAAAGTACTCATCTGAAGGATGCTTTTATACCCATGACACGGAAGAAAACCCTTTTACTCTTATGAAACCACTAAGGTCAGCTCACAATTACCAAAAAGCCAAGTACGAAGATGACTTTCGCGCTTTTCAATGGCACCATTTCCTGGATTGCTCAGAGTGTGGATTACTCATTGAAGCACAAGAACCCATTTTGGACACCATTCACATGATGATGGATGGTGCACGAATCAGTGTCACTTGCTCACTCCCAATCAAATTTCTACAAGACAGAAACTTGAGAGAACAACTCATGAGCAGAGGATTCAATGTAGGGGAAAGGCAAGGCCACAGTTTGCTCGCAGCAACAAATAGTGCGCCCACTTTGCCATACTGGATATTTCATCCCTCACACAGAGACGATCCTCGCAAGTGTCTCTTTAACTACCACCACGTGATGCAAGAGGAGGAAAGCGTGGCTAGTTTCATGCAAGTTGCCGTTGTTCGCAGTGCAAAGTTTGAGGCTTACAGATCCACGTGGGGAAAGATTCTCGCAATTTTTCAGTTGCCCGATAAACTACCCAATTGTAATCGTGGACCCGATGATGGAGGAGTGGGATATTCCAGGCTTTTTATTcagaaaatggcctattggctAGACCTTGATTACGTTTTTGTCATAGATGACAACGTCGCCATGATGCGAGAAGCACAGTTCAGTTTTGGAGAAAAAAGGGCATTTAATGCGACAGTCTTAAGAAACGAGGATGGTACGATGAAGATGCAGCGTTGTTCTTTCCTGAAACCACTCGTTTATCTTCAGAAAATCGCCGAAGGAAAGGTTAATCCACCTGATGATAGGGAGACGTATGAGCCACATCCGTTGAAGgagcagtttgaaaattgtCCGCTGTATAGTTACACAGGTCCTGCCAAGTTGTTTGGCGACAAGGAGCATGACAGCTATGGCGTACTAGGACTTCTGAGAAGTGTTCCTACTGTGCGGCGCCCATTCTCGAAGACCCAAGTGTACGCATTGGTTTTGTTGAATGTCAAGAGCACCGTGGAGAAGGGAATATTTTATCGACCATGGCCTTGCTGGGAGGACCTACGCTTCAATGATGACTGTGACAAAGCTGGTCTGTGGGTGGTGAAGTGCAACCGTTACTGCTTTTACAAGTTACAGTACCAGGACTGGATCAACAACCTTGCTCTTCCACGCATTTATCAGTGGAACGAAGAGAGCAAACTGGAGGAACAACCACTTGAAAGTGAGCTGCCAAAAGATTTGGAGGAGAGCGTAATCTTAGACCACCTTCGAAATTTGGTCGACACTGAAGGTTCCCGCCAttgttttaaaggaaaaattgaAGATACTGTACCAGAGGATGGTCTCACTGACACAGAGGGGGCTGTTGACATTATTGGAAGAGGGGGTAGCCGCAGCGCTGACTGTCCAATGGGAATCCTCGAGCAGTTAGAAATAGAGAAGTATGTAAGAGAAAGGTCTGGCGTTCCAGttctcatcctttcatatgacaATTCATCCGATCTGCCGATGGAAGGCCTACTTCTGTTGAAGGAAAGTTATTGCAACACCACCAAGAAGATAGTGTTCGTTGTGAGTGCTAAACAGCTTCAAGAAACAAGGAAACTGAAAGACGGTTTGACGCTGGCTGACGTTCGAAGAGGATATTTTTTCCATTGTTTCCCCAGAGAAATGAGCAAGAAAAATGGCGACGTTACCATTTTTTCAGCTGCTGACCCGGAGCGACACAGTTTGCGATGGATTGTGATCCATGTTTCATTCTTGAAACAGGAGTTGAGAGAGGAAAATAACAGCAACAGAACCTCAGACAGAAGTTCAGCCAAACAAAGAGCGATTGAAAGGCCGGAAAGTGGTGCTTCAAGAAACCATGGAGAAGGCATTGAAATCGACCCAAGGGGCAGTAAGCGATCTGCTGAAAGAGATGTGGACGATCTCCAACAAAATAATAGACCTCTGACGGAAGACAAAGGAGAACATCCAAATGTGCGGCATGTCAATTCCAACTCAAAGAAAGTTGCTGTCAGTCAGAAAATGACCCCCGAAGAGGAAAAAGATCAGGAAACTTCTCAAGATAGTAAACGAGGTAAAAGAAAGAAGAGTCTTTACTCTGAGACAGCAACCGGTAAAAAACCCAGACTTGAAGGGTACGAAACAGAGGGCCCTTCTACAAGCGCAATTGAACAAATGGACGTAACTCATGTCACACCAAGCCTAAGTAGAAACGTCTTAGCAAAATCGACAGAACTCCTTGTGGGTGCAGCCCAGGGTTCTCAAGGGCAAGATAAGAAAACGTCTTTGAAGGAGAGAGAATCCTTTCGGAGTCAAGTTACTGGGTTAACACCGAATGATCCCGCATATGATGAAGGGACAAACACAGTCACAGCAACTATTGTTAAACTGTGGAggcaaaaagtaaaacaaaaaagtagGGAGGATCTAGCAAAAGAAACGGTAGAGACAGCGTTGGTCTTTGAACCGAAAGAGTTAGAGGAACTTGATGTTAAAGGTTACAATGCTTTGACAAAAGCCTGTTCACTTCCTTCCGTTGGCATACGTGTGGTGTCCCACCTACTCAATGTAAAGAAGGTCGACGTCAACTCTCAAATTCCTTCTACTTTTAATTCGGACAGCCCCGCCGCCAGATGGTTAACTCCAGGAATGTCGGCTTTGTCTGTGGCTATAAGAAGAGGCAATGTAAATTGCGTTCCCACTTTCATGAATAGGGAACCTGCAATTGACTTTAGGAGTACAGATCGTGACCAGAACACAGCCCTACATCACTGTGTGTTGTCCTCGGTTGTTCCGAAAACTGCATTCGACAGGTTGTTTCGTTGTTATAGAGCTCTGGAATgggagaaaatgaaaaatgttcaaGACAAGAGCCCCTTGGATATAGCCAAAGAACGATGGAAGGAGTCAGATACCAGGAAGAAAGACGCTTTTGAACACGTGCTCCACGAGATGGACCCTGGTGGACAGTGGAAGAATAAAAAAG ACGAGGACACAGCACCTTTATGA